One genomic window of Haloferax mediterranei ATCC 33500 includes the following:
- a CDS encoding DUF7546 family protein, with amino-acid sequence MATASALPRPTRASLLKAAFAVNTTLILTFVYLLATEATVGAPRYALYGVLWVAVGLWVLFDIDVAPASTATKRKAAAIAIGYFVLLAVAGGLVTGPVPGGSNGVRVSFLPPGWGPALIYGGDLFNLILMPARVVGYAALAFLVYDTVVEAAGAAVSGIVGLFSCVSCSWPLLASLVTSVFGSGTAIAATVTTLSYDLSTLVFLVTVVLLRWRPGFGR; translated from the coding sequence ATGGCCACTGCATCCGCACTTCCGCGCCCGACGCGAGCGAGTCTGCTCAAAGCCGCGTTCGCCGTGAACACGACGCTGATTCTGACGTTCGTCTACCTGCTTGCCACCGAGGCGACCGTCGGCGCACCGCGATACGCACTGTACGGCGTCCTGTGGGTTGCCGTCGGTCTCTGGGTGCTGTTCGACATCGATGTCGCACCCGCATCGACAGCGACCAAGCGCAAGGCGGCCGCCATCGCCATCGGCTACTTCGTGCTCTTGGCCGTCGCCGGTGGTCTCGTCACCGGTCCGGTTCCCGGCGGCAGCAACGGCGTTCGCGTCTCGTTCCTCCCGCCGGGATGGGGACCGGCACTCATCTACGGCGGCGACCTGTTCAACCTCATCCTCATGCCGGCGCGCGTCGTCGGCTACGCCGCGCTCGCGTTCCTCGTCTACGACACGGTCGTCGAGGCAGCGGGTGCTGCCGTCTCGGGAATCGTCGGTCTGTTCTCGTGTGTCTCGTGTTCGTGGCCACTCCTCGCCTCACTCGTCACGAGCGTTTTCGGGAGCGGGACCGCCATCGCGGCGACCGTGACGACGCTCTCGTACGACCTCTCGACGCTCGTGTTCCTCGTGACCGTCGTCTTGCTCCGGTGGCGACCCGGATTCGGTCGGTAG
- a CDS encoding heme o synthase, with translation MATTRDSNTFHGLLAATAMGVYLLLIVGATTALTDATAACAAWPACGDGFSLPTTMDGWVAFGHRTAAVLVGLLTLATLVSAWRSNTSRRVRATVTASAALYPVQAGMGAVVATTSTGATLSTVHLLIGMAIFGGLVVALAWTLEEVTGDPDDEPVGVPEMDEQPADDGERPPIPTDPVERAKATAGAYFRLMKPRLMWLLCLVASAAMTLAGTVSPGLTPQVIVATLGGGVLSIGASGTFNHVLERDVDRRMQRTSDRPLAVDLVPVRNAIAFGVALAATSVALFASVNWLAAVLGLVAIAFYSVVYTLILKPNTVQNTVIGGAAGALPALIGWVAVTGEVGMGGIVLAVVIFLWTPAHFYNLALAYKDDYARGGFPMMPVVRGETETRKHILWWLGATLIAAAGLAVMDALGVVYLVTSIVFGGAFLYFVVRLHYERNDTAAFRAFHASNAYLGMLLLAIVVDTLAL, from the coding sequence GTGGCCACGACGCGCGATTCGAACACATTTCATGGCCTGCTTGCCGCGACGGCGATGGGCGTTTATCTCCTGCTCATCGTCGGCGCGACGACGGCGCTTACTGACGCGACTGCCGCGTGTGCCGCGTGGCCCGCGTGCGGTGACGGGTTCTCACTCCCCACGACGATGGACGGGTGGGTCGCATTCGGCCACCGTACTGCGGCAGTGCTCGTCGGATTACTCACGCTCGCAACGCTCGTTTCCGCGTGGCGAAGCAATACGTCTAGGCGGGTCAGAGCAACGGTGACCGCATCGGCTGCACTCTATCCGGTACAAGCGGGAATGGGTGCGGTCGTCGCAACCACCAGCACCGGAGCGACACTCTCGACGGTCCACCTCCTCATTGGGATGGCAATCTTCGGTGGACTCGTCGTCGCTCTCGCGTGGACGCTCGAAGAAGTGACCGGCGACCCCGACGACGAGCCTGTCGGGGTCCCCGAGATGGACGAGCAACCGGCCGACGACGGTGAACGACCGCCGATTCCGACCGACCCCGTCGAACGGGCAAAAGCGACCGCAGGGGCGTACTTCCGGTTGATGAAACCCCGCCTGATGTGGCTCCTTTGTCTCGTCGCCTCGGCGGCGATGACGCTCGCGGGAACCGTCTCTCCGGGACTGACGCCACAGGTTATCGTGGCCACGCTCGGCGGCGGCGTTCTCTCTATCGGTGCCTCCGGCACGTTCAACCACGTCCTCGAACGCGACGTGGACCGCCGGATGCAACGCACCAGTGACCGACCGCTCGCGGTCGACCTCGTCCCCGTCCGCAACGCCATCGCGTTCGGGGTCGCCCTCGCCGCCACCTCGGTTGCGCTCTTCGCGTCCGTGAACTGGCTGGCAGCCGTTCTCGGTCTCGTCGCAATCGCGTTCTACAGCGTGGTCTACACGCTCATCCTGAAGCCGAACACGGTACAGAACACGGTTATCGGCGGCGCGGCAGGTGCGCTTCCGGCACTCATCGGCTGGGTTGCCGTCACCGGTGAAGTCGGTATGGGTGGAATCGTCCTCGCTGTCGTCATCTTCCTGTGGACGCCCGCGCACTTCTACAACCTCGCGCTGGCCTACAAGGACGACTACGCCCGCGGCGGCTTCCCGATGATGCCGGTCGTCCGCGGTGAAACTGAGACGCGAAAGCACATCCTCTGGTGGCTCGGCGCGACGCTCATCGCCGCCGCCGGACTCGCCGTGATGGACGCACTCGGCGTCGTCTATCTCGTGACGAGCATCGTCTTCGGCGGCGCGTTCCTCTACTTCGTCGTGCGCCTGCACTACGAACGAAACGACACGGCGGCGTTCCGAGCGTTCCACGCCTCCAACGCGTACCTCGGAATGTTACTCCTCGCCATCGTTGTCGACACTCTCGCGCTCTGA
- the coxB gene encoding cytochrome c oxidase subunit II — MRKTRFALASLLSAVVMALVATPAAAQASASSELINQLNGKLLYVAIPITVLVEVILLYTVIKFRKSERALPTKENRRLEITWTIATAIILLFVGVASYGVLANENITHQGNDIAMDEEPVVVHAEAFQWGWNMYYPEEGNFTTGDKIVIPANRPVYFKVTSTDVIHGFHVPELGLKQDAMPTSTNTIKTVAYEEGTYQGYCTEYCGVAHSQMYFTVEVKSPGDYQTWLQEQKSSNSGSSESTSNNSTTTNETTSNATAANATATNSTQ; from the coding sequence ATGAGAAAGACGCGTTTCGCGCTCGCGTCCCTGCTCTCGGCGGTCGTGATGGCACTCGTTGCCACCCCCGCCGCTGCGCAGGCGTCTGCCTCGTCGGAGCTTATCAATCAGCTGAACGGGAAGCTGCTGTACGTTGCAATCCCGATTACCGTGTTGGTGGAGGTCATCCTCCTCTACACGGTCATCAAGTTCCGTAAGAGCGAGCGCGCACTGCCGACCAAGGAGAACCGCCGACTCGAAATTACGTGGACCATCGCAACCGCGATTATCCTCCTGTTCGTCGGCGTCGCCTCCTACGGCGTGCTGGCTAACGAGAACATCACCCACCAGGGCAACGACATTGCCATGGACGAGGAGCCGGTCGTCGTCCACGCAGAAGCCTTCCAGTGGGGCTGGAACATGTACTACCCCGAAGAGGGCAACTTTACTACGGGTGACAAAATTGTCATTCCGGCCAACAGACCGGTCTACTTCAAGGTGACTTCAACGGACGTGATACATGGATTCCACGTCCCTGAACTCGGCCTCAAGCAGGACGCGATGCCCACGTCGACGAACACCATCAAGACCGTCGCGTACGAGGAAGGGACCTACCAGGGTTACTGTACCGAGTACTGCGGTGTCGCACACTCCCAGATGTACTTCACCGTCGAAGTGAAGTCGCCGGGTGACTACCAGACGTGGCTGCAAGAGCAGAAGTCGTCGAACAGCGGTTCTTCGGAGTCGACTTCGAACAACTCCACGACGACCAACGAAACCACGAGTAACGCTACTGCGGCCAACGCGACCGCGACCAACTCCACGCAGTAA
- a CDS encoding adenylyltransferase/cytidyltransferase family protein, protein MRRVIAQGTFDILHPGHVHYLSDAAAMGDELHVIIARGENVTHKPKPILDDRQRCDMVAALDVVDEAHLGHPDDIFVPIERIAPDVIVLGYDQHHDEEGIRAALEAREIDCEVTRATPREPEYDDELLSSGRIIDRIVERRC, encoded by the coding sequence ATGAGACGAGTCATCGCGCAGGGGACCTTCGATATTCTCCACCCCGGGCACGTCCATTACCTGTCGGACGCGGCGGCGATGGGAGACGAACTCCACGTTATCATCGCGCGCGGCGAGAACGTGACACACAAGCCGAAACCGATACTCGACGACCGCCAGCGGTGCGACATGGTCGCCGCACTCGACGTGGTCGACGAAGCACACCTCGGCCACCCCGACGACATCTTCGTCCCCATCGAACGGATTGCCCCCGACGTTATCGTCCTCGGATACGACCAGCACCACGACGAAGAGGGTATCAGGGCCGCTCTCGAAGCCCGCGAAATCGACTGCGAAGTCACCCGTGCGACGCCGCGGGAACCCGAGTACGACGATGAACTGCTCTCGTCGGGGCGTATCATCGACCGTATCGTCGAACGACGCTGCTGA